One segment of Macaca fascicularis isolate 582-1 chromosome 4, T2T-MFA8v1.1 DNA contains the following:
- the LOC102145925 gene encoding small ribosomal subunit protein eS27-like yields MPLAKDLLPSFPEEENRKHKKKRLVQSPNSFFMDVKCPGCYKITTVFSHVQAVVLCVGCCTVLCQPPGGKARLTEGCSFRRKQH; encoded by the coding sequence ATGCCTCTCGCAAAggatctccttccttcctttccagaaGAGGAGAATAGGAAACACAAGAAGAAACGCCTGGTGCAGAGCCCCAATTCCTTCTTCATGGATGTGAAATGCCCAGGATGCTATAAAATCACCACGGTCTTTAGCCATGTACAAGCGGTAGTCTTGTGTGTTGGCTGCTGCACTGTCCTCTGCCAGCCTCCAGGAGGAAAAGCAAGGCTTACAGAAGGATGTTCCTTTAGGAGGAAGCAGCACTAA